From Bifidobacterium sp. ESL0790, one genomic window encodes:
- a CDS encoding phosphoenolpyruvate carboxylase, translating to MAQHTKNNQPDNNQPITQPDAALFTSGVGTKGPEERDLPQSLNDDLALCLEILRTVLGEYDKDLLSTFDTVRGYAVKASAEHYAETIGKEKPKEDNLEKAEKVIDSLNVHEAQLLARALTTYFHLANLCEENYRVSVLHKREANVGEEAATDPVNELTGAYHQLINEMGPAKAKKLLNKLEFHPVFTAHPTEARRKAVEGKIRRIATLLSAGKLMGGSDKKENYRRLYNEIDALFRTSPIGAKKPTPVEEADTIIDIFDNTLFETIPQVYRRFDDWILGDQAGISEPQCPAFFHPGSWIGTDRDGNPNVTAKVSRAVARKFSDHAIEALEKATRTAGTNLTMEAVTTPPSDELVNLWNHQKEMSERLTDKAAATSSHEMHRAVMLVMADRLHYTVVRDADLMYKSCDDFIADLKIVQRSLAAAGDKRAAYGPVQDVIWKAQTFGFHLVETEFRQHSLVHSRALEDIREHGLHGERGELQPMTHEVLDTFRALGAIQKRNGQKAARRYIISFTKSAQNIRDVYELNRMAFSNPEDVPTIDVIPLFEQLQDLQNCVDVLDEMIKIPEVQARLKATGGKLEVMLGYSDSSKDAGPTTATLALHSAQGRIAEWAKKHDIDLTLFHGRGGAVGRGGGPANRAVLAQPKGSVNCRFKLTEQGESIFARYGNQVLAIRHVESVAAATLLQSAPSMEKTNTEMTKKYWGMAEKLDDSAHKRFLDLINTPDFAPWFSTVTPLTEIGLLPIGSRPAKRGLGAKSLDDLRTIPWVFSWAQARINLAAWYGLGTACEEFGDLKTLRGAYKELPMFSTFIDNIEMSLAKTDERIAKMYLALGDRDDLRDKVLNEMELTRKWVLAIVGDQWPLQHRHVLGQAVRVRSPYVDILSVIQVLALRSQRELQKKQDAEAAKAKANGKAPAASAVAPKKTDNEELARDQQRGGFTYLILCTVSGVAAGLQNTG from the coding sequence ACGCCGTCAAGGCGAGCGCCGAACATTACGCGGAGACCATCGGCAAGGAAAAGCCCAAGGAAGACAACCTCGAGAAGGCCGAGAAGGTCATCGACAGCCTCAACGTCCACGAGGCGCAGCTGCTCGCGCGTGCGCTCACCACGTACTTCCATCTGGCGAATCTCTGCGAGGAGAACTACCGCGTCTCCGTGCTGCACAAGCGCGAGGCGAACGTGGGCGAGGAAGCGGCCACCGATCCCGTCAACGAACTGACCGGCGCCTACCACCAGCTCATCAACGAGATGGGTCCGGCCAAGGCCAAGAAGCTGTTGAACAAGCTCGAGTTCCATCCCGTTTTCACCGCACATCCCACCGAGGCCCGCCGCAAGGCCGTCGAGGGCAAGATACGTCGCATCGCCACGCTTTTGAGCGCCGGCAAGCTGATGGGCGGCTCCGACAAGAAGGAGAACTACCGTCGTCTTTACAACGAGATCGACGCGCTCTTCCGTACCTCGCCAATCGGCGCCAAGAAGCCGACACCGGTCGAGGAAGCCGACACCATCATCGACATTTTCGACAACACATTGTTCGAGACCATCCCGCAGGTCTATCGCCGCTTCGACGACTGGATCCTGGGCGACCAGGCCGGAATTTCCGAGCCGCAATGCCCCGCGTTCTTCCACCCTGGCTCCTGGATCGGCACCGACCGCGACGGCAACCCGAACGTCACCGCCAAGGTCAGCCGTGCCGTGGCCCGCAAATTCAGCGACCACGCCATCGAAGCGCTGGAAAAGGCGACCCGCACCGCCGGCACGAACCTCACCATGGAAGCCGTCACCACGCCTCCGAGCGACGAACTCGTCAACCTCTGGAACCACCAGAAGGAGATGAGCGAGCGCCTGACCGACAAGGCCGCCGCCACTTCCTCACACGAGATGCACCGCGCGGTCATGCTGGTCATGGCCGACCGCCTGCACTACACCGTGGTGCGCGACGCCGATTTGATGTACAAGAGCTGCGATGACTTCATCGCCGACCTCAAGATCGTGCAGCGTTCGCTGGCGGCCGCCGGTGACAAGCGTGCGGCCTACGGCCCGGTGCAGGACGTCATCTGGAAGGCGCAGACCTTCGGATTCCACCTCGTGGAGACCGAGTTCCGTCAGCATTCGCTCGTTCATTCCCGCGCCCTCGAAGACATCCGCGAGCACGGTCTGCACGGCGAACGCGGTGAACTGCAGCCGATGACGCACGAGGTGCTCGACACCTTCCGCGCGCTCGGCGCCATCCAGAAGCGCAACGGCCAGAAGGCCGCCCGCCGCTACATCATCTCGTTTACCAAGTCCGCGCAGAACATTCGCGACGTCTACGAGCTCAACCGCATGGCGTTCTCGAACCCCGAGGATGTGCCGACCATCGACGTCATCCCGCTCTTCGAGCAGCTGCAGGACCTGCAGAACTGCGTCGACGTGCTTGACGAAATGATCAAAATCCCTGAGGTACAAGCCCGCCTGAAGGCGACCGGTGGCAAGCTCGAGGTCATGCTCGGCTACTCCGATTCCTCCAAGGACGCCGGCCCGACCACCGCGACGCTCGCGCTGCATTCGGCGCAGGGACGCATCGCAGAGTGGGCCAAGAAGCACGACATCGACCTGACGCTCTTCCACGGACGTGGCGGCGCCGTCGGCCGTGGTGGCGGCCCCGCGAACCGCGCGGTGCTGGCTCAGCCCAAGGGCTCCGTCAACTGCCGCTTCAAGCTCACCGAGCAGGGCGAGAGCATTTTCGCCCGCTACGGCAACCAGGTGCTGGCCATCCGCCACGTCGAGTCCGTTGCGGCCGCAACGCTGCTCCAGTCCGCTCCGAGCATGGAAAAGACGAACACAGAGATGACCAAGAAGTACTGGGGCATGGCCGAAAAGCTCGACGATTCGGCGCACAAGCGCTTCCTCGATCTGATCAACACGCCCGATTTCGCCCCCTGGTTCTCCACCGTGACGCCACTGACCGAAATCGGCCTGCTGCCCATCGGCTCGCGCCCCGCCAAGCGCGGCCTCGGCGCCAAGTCGCTCGATGACCTGCGCACGATTCCGTGGGTCTTCTCCTGGGCACAGGCACGCATCAACCTGGCCGCGTGGTACGGCCTCGGCACCGCGTGCGAGGAGTTCGGCGACCTCAAGACCCTGCGCGGCGCCTACAAGGAGCTGCCGATGTTCTCCACGTTCATCGACAACATCGAGATGTCGCTGGCCAAGACCGACGAGCGCATCGCCAAGATGTACCTGGCGCTGGGCGACCGCGACGATCTGCGCGACAAGGTCTTGAACGAGATGGAGCTCACCCGCAAGTGGGTGCTCGCCATCGTCGGCGACCAGTGGCCGCTGCAGCACCGCCACGTGCTCGGCCAGGCCGTGCGCGTGCGTTCGCCGTACGTCGACATCCTCTCCGTCATCCAGGTGCTCGCCCTGCGCAGCCAGCGTGAGCTGCAGAAGAAGCAGGACGCCGAAGCCGCCAAGGCGAAGGCCAACGGTAAGGCTCCCGCGGCAAGCGCCGTCGCGCCCAAGAAGACGGACAACGAGGAGCTGGCCCGCGACCAACAGCGCGGTGGCTTCACCTACCTCATCCTCTGCACAGTCTCCGGTGTGGCCGCCGGCCTGCAGAACACCGGCTGA